A single region of the Kwoniella botswanensis chromosome 1, complete sequence genome encodes:
- a CDS encoding ketol-acid reductoisomerase, mitochondrial has protein sequence MSFSRSSAQSLKQALRATAPKAAGRQVAKRSYSLLAREAPKAMMASRLGATRGVKTLDFAGTKEVVYERADWPLDKLQDYFKNDTLAMIGYGSQGHGQSLNARDQGLKVIVGVRKGGESWKQAQEDGWVPGETLFDIPEAIEKGTIIMNLLSDAAQSSTWPEIAPLITKGKTLYFAHGFSVVYKDDTHVVPPKDVDVILVAPKGSGRTVRTLFLEGRGINSSIAVYQDVTGQAKEKAVALGIAVGSGYLYETTFEKEVYSDLYGERGVLMGGIQGMFLAQYEVLRKNGHSPSEAFNETVEEATQSLFPLIGKYGMDYMYNACSTTARRGALDWAPKFKEANLPVFEALYNSVRDGSETRRSLEFNSRKTYRQDLQKELDEIDNQEIWRAGKTVRNLRPDANKDEL, from the exons ATGTCTttctcaagatcatcagctcaatctcTCAAGCAAGCTCTCCGAGCTACTGCCCCTAAGGCAGCTGGCCGACAAGTAGCCAAGAGATCTTACTCTCTCCTCGCTAGAGAAGCTCCCAAGGCCATGATGGCTTCCAGACTCGGT GCCACTCGAGGTGTCAAGACCCTCGACTTTGCCGGTACCAAGGAAGTCGTCTACGAGCGAGCTGATTGGCCTCTTGACAAACTCCAAGA CTACTTCAAAAACGATACCCTTGCTATGATCGGTTACGGTTCTCAAGGACACGGTCAATCCCTCAACGCCAGAGATCAAGGTCTTAAAGTTATCGTTGGTGTGAGAAAAGGTGGTGAATCTTGGAAACAAGctcaagaagatggatgggtaCCCGGAGAGACCCTCTTCGATATCCCTGAAGCTATCGAGAAGGGAACAATCATCATGAACTTGCTCTCTGATGCCGCTCAATCTTCCACCTGGCCCGAAATCGCTCCTTTAATCACTAAAGGTAAAACTCTTTACTTCGCTCACGGTTTCTCCGTTGTTTACAAGGATGAC ACCCACGTCGTTCCCCCCAAGGATGTAGATGTCATCCTCGTCGCTCCTAAGGGATCCGGACGAACCGTCCGAACCCTTTTCCTCGAAGGACGAGGTATCAACTCCTCCATCGCCGTCTACCAAGACGTCACCGGTCAAGCTAAAGAGAAGGCCGTTGCTCTCGGTATCGCCGTCGGTTCAGGATACCTTTACGAGACCACTTTCGAGAAGGAAGTGTACTCTGATCTTTACGGAGAACGAGGTGTT CTCATGGGTGGTATCCAAGGAATGTTCCTTGCTCAATACGAAGTTCTCCGAAAGAACGGACACTCTCCCTCTGAAGCTTTCAACGAAACTGTCGAGGAAGCTACTCAATCCCTTTTCCCCTTGATCGGTAAATACGGTATGGATTACATGTACAACGCCTGTTCCACCACCGCCCGACGAGGTGCTCTTGACTGGGCTCCTAAATTCAAGGA AGCAAACCTTCCCGTCTTTGAAGCTCTTTACAACTCTGTCCGAGACGGTTCCGAAACCCGACGATCTCTTGAATTCAACTCTCGAAAGACCTACAGACAAGATCTCCAAAAGGAACTTGACGAAATTGACAACCAAGAGATCTGGAGAGCCGGTAAGACCGTCCGAAACCTCCGA CCCGATGCCAACAAGGATGAACTTTAA
- a CDS encoding 6,7-dimethyl-8-ribityllumazine synthase, with the protein MSDPTIKGLPPPPVKYDGSNFRIAIVHARWNDAIIKALLEGTINKLKEQGVKEENIVVKSVPGSYELPFATKQLIEAGKVQSANAAPSMIASSTTNLLSLIDNNTSSQPTEPKQSSTSTGPLTTPFDAVISIGCLIKGSTMHFEYICDAVTHGLMRIQLDTGTPVVFGVLTALTDDQALERAGIGRGEKGKGHNHGEDWGLAAVELAAQNKDWTKGVL; encoded by the exons ATGTCCGATCCAACTATAAAAggtcttccacctcctcccgTCAAGTACGACGGATCGAATTTCCGAATCGCCATCGTTCACGCTAGATGGAACGATGCGATCATCAAGGCTCTCTTGGAAGGGACGATTAACAAGTTGAAAGAGCAAGGCgtgaaagaggagaatatCGTGGTGAAGAGTGTCCCAGGTAGTTACGAATTGCCTTTTGCTACCAAgca ACTCATCGAAGCAGGCAAAGTCCAATCTGCGAATGCCGCTCCTTCAATGATCGCATCCTCAACCACCAAcctcctctctctcatcgATAACAACACTTCATCTCAACCAACCGAACCAAAacaatcatcaacctcaactgGTCCATTGACCACTCCATTCGACGCTGTCATTTCGATCGGATGCTTGATCAAAGGTTCGACGATGCACTTCGAGTATATCTGCGATGCTGTCACCCACGGATTGATGCGAATCCAATTGGATACCGGTACACCAGTCGTTTTCGGTGTGTTGACCGCTTTAACTGATGATCAAGCACTTGAGAGAGCTGGGATCGGAAGAGgggagaaaggtaaaggacaTA ACCATGGTGAAGATTGGGGTCTAGCAGCTGTCGAGCTTGCCGCTCAGAACAAAGATTGGACCAAAGGTGTACTTTGA